A DNA window from Malus domestica chromosome 12, GDT2T_hap1 contains the following coding sequences:
- the LOC103443127 gene encoding delta(12)-fatty-acid desaturase FAD2 → MGAGGRMVAPPVRKNADADTHKRVPYSKPPFSLGEVKKAIPPHCFQRSVIRSFSYVFYDLTIASILYYIASTYIQNLSQPLSFLAWPIFWYVQGCVLTGVWVIAHECGHHAFSDYQWLDDTVGLILHSCLLVPYFSWKYSHRRHHSNTGSLERDEVFVPKQKFEIGWHAKYLNNPPGRFLTLLIQLTLGWPLYLAFNVSGRPYKGFACHFHPYGPIYSDRERLQIFVSDAGVLAVFYGLYRLAVAKGLAWVICFYGGPLMVVNGFLVLITYLQHTHPALPHYDASEWDWFRGALATVDRDYGILNKVFHNITDTHVAHHLFSTMPHYHAMEATKAIKPILGEYYQFDGTPVYKAMFREAKECIYVEPDEGAKKGVFWYNKKL, encoded by the coding sequence ATGGGTGCCGGTGGAAGAATGGTTGCGCCCCCTGTGCGCAAAAATGCGGATGCTGACACCCACAAGAGAGTTCCGTACTCTAAGCCTCCGTTCAGCCTCGGTGAGGTCAAGAAAGCCATCCCACCTCATTGTTTTCAGCGCTCTGTTATCCGCTCCTTCTCCTATGTCTTTTATGACCTCACCATTGCCTCTATCCTTTACTACATTGCTTCCACCTACATTCAGAATCTGTCTCAACCTCTATCCTTCTTGGCATGGCCGATTTTCTGGTACGTTCAGGGCTGTGTTCTCACCGGTGTTTGGGTCATAGCACATGAGTGCGGTCACCATGCTTTCAGTGATTATCAATGGCTGGATGACACTGTTGGTTTGATCCTCCACTCTTGCCTCCTTGTCCCGTACTTCTCATGGAAGTATAGCCATCGCCGCCACCATTCCAACACAGGTTCCCTTGAGCGAGATGAAGTCTTTGTCCCCAAGCAGAAGTTCGAAATTGGATGgcatgccaaatatctcaacaatCCGCCAGGCAGATTCCTCACACTCCTCATCCAACTCACTCTAGGCTGGCCTTTGTATCTTGCGTTCAATGTTTCTGGAAGGCCCTACAAAGGATTTGCTTGCCACTTTCATCCGTATGGGCCAATCTACTCTGATCGCGAACGATTGCAGATATTTGTGTCCGATGCTGGTGTTCTTGCTGTCTTCTATGGGCTTTACCGTCTTGCCGTTGCAAAGGGACTTGCTTGGGTTATATGCTTCTACGGAGGTcctctaatggtggtgaatggATTTTTGGTACTGATCACGTACTTGCAGCACACCCACCCCGCATTGCCGCACTATGATGCCTCTGAATGGGACTGGTTTAGGGGAGCTTTGGCCACCGTTGACAGAGACTACGGAATCCTGAACAAGGTTTTCCACAACATCACAGACACTCACGTTGCGCACCATTTGTTCTCAACCATGCCTCACTATCACGCAATGGAGGCGACCAAGGCAATCAAGCCGATATTGGGCGAGTACTATCAGTTTGACGGGACTCCGGTTTACAAGGCAATGTTTAGAGAGGCGAAGGAGTGTATCTACGTCGAGCCCGATGAGGGTGCCAAGAAAGGTGTCTTCTGGTACAATAAAAAGCTGTGA